The Pelagibaculum spongiae genome has a segment encoding these proteins:
- the nhaB gene encoding sodium/proton antiporter NhaB — translation MSSSIISAFTHNFLGRSPTWYKWSILFFLVLNPILMLINPFVAGWVLIAEFIFTLAMALKCYPLQPGGLLAIEAIALHMASAEAVYEETLKNFPVILLLMFMVAGIYFMKDLLLLTFTRILLGVKSKVMLSLLFCIVSAVLSAFLDALTVTAVVISVCVGFYSVYHKVASGVGQHNDHDHSNDNSIETDNHQELDDFRAFLRSLLMHAAVGTALGGVCTLVGEPQNLLIAKEANWQFIEFFLRMAPVTMPVLVAGLLTCVVLEKVKILGYGALLPERVRRILEDFDKAQTIKRTDSDRARLVIQALSAAFLVIGLALHIAEVGFVGLAVIVLITAFSGITNEHQLGKAFEEALPFTALLVVFFAIVAVIHEQHLFKPVIDYVLAQDPASQPALFFIANGVLSMISDNVFVATVYIGEVKTALNNGVIDLELFNKLAVAINTGTNLPSVATPNGQAAFLFLLTSPIAPLIRLSYGRMMLMALPYTIVLSVLGLAMVMVAV, via the coding sequence ATGAGCTCGTCAATCATTAGCGCATTTACCCACAACTTTCTGGGTCGTTCACCGACTTGGTATAAGTGGAGTATTTTGTTCTTTTTAGTACTGAACCCAATTCTAATGTTAATCAATCCCTTTGTTGCGGGGTGGGTTCTGATCGCAGAGTTTATCTTTACTCTGGCTATGGCATTGAAATGCTATCCGCTACAACCTGGCGGTTTATTGGCGATTGAAGCAATCGCATTGCATATGGCTTCAGCTGAAGCTGTTTACGAAGAAACGCTGAAGAACTTTCCAGTAATTCTGCTGCTGATGTTTATGGTAGCGGGCATTTACTTTATGAAAGACCTGCTTTTGCTGACTTTCACTCGCATTCTGTTGGGCGTGAAGTCAAAAGTGATGCTGTCGCTGTTGTTCTGCATCGTGTCTGCTGTTTTATCGGCATTCCTCGATGCATTGACGGTAACCGCAGTGGTTATTTCAGTCTGTGTTGGCTTTTATTCGGTTTACCACAAAGTCGCATCTGGTGTCGGTCAACATAATGATCACGATCATAGTAACGACAACAGCATAGAAACAGACAATCACCAAGAGCTGGATGACTTCCGTGCTTTCTTGCGTAGTTTGTTAATGCACGCTGCTGTAGGTACGGCACTGGGCGGCGTTTGTACTCTGGTTGGTGAGCCACAGAACTTGCTGATTGCTAAAGAGGCAAACTGGCAGTTCATTGAATTTTTCTTACGCATGGCGCCCGTAACCATGCCAGTGTTAGTCGCTGGTTTATTGACTTGCGTGGTTTTAGAGAAGGTTAAAATTCTCGGTTATGGCGCTTTGTTGCCAGAAAGAGTTCGTAGAATTCTAGAAGATTTTGATAAGGCTCAAACGATTAAACGTACCGATAGTGATCGGGCGCGTTTAGTTATTCAGGCATTGTCAGCAGCATTTCTGGTCATTGGATTGGCATTGCATATTGCAGAAGTAGGCTTTGTTGGTTTGGCAGTTATTGTCTTAATTACTGCATTTAGCGGTATTACCAATGAGCACCAATTAGGTAAGGCCTTTGAAGAGGCGCTGCCTTTCACCGCATTATTGGTGGTATTTTTTGCAATAGTTGCCGTGATTCATGAGCAGCACTTGTTCAAGCCAGTGATTGATTATGTATTGGCGCAAGATCCAGCTTCTCAGCCAGCACTGTTCTTTATTGCTAACGGCGTATTGTCGATGATTAGTGATAACGTATTTGTTGCAACGGTTTACATTGGTGAAGTGAAAACTGCCTTAAATAATGGTGTGATCGATCTGGAATTGTTTAATAAGTTAGCGGTAGCAATCAACACAGGTACTAATTTACCAAGTGTTGCAACACCAAATGGCCAGGCTGCGTTCCTGTTCTTGCTGACTTCGCCGATTGCTCCACTCATTCGTCTGTCATATGGCAGAATGATGTTAATGGCGCTGCCATATACCATCGTATTGAGTGTATTGGGCTTGGCAATGGTAATGGTCGCGGTTTAA
- the sucD gene encoding succinate--CoA ligase subunit alpha produces the protein MSILINKDTKVICQGFTGAQGSFHSEQAIAYGTQMVGGVTPGKGGQVHLGLPVFNTVAEAVAETGADASVIYVPAPFCKDSILEAASAGIKLIVCITEGIPTLDMLQVKIRCDELGVVLIGPNCPGVITPGECKIGIMPAAIHLPGKVGIVSRSGTLTYEAVKQTTDLGLGQSSCVGIGGDPIPGSNFIDILRLFQDDPQTEAIIMVGEIGGTAEEEAAEFIKANVTKPVVSYIAGVTAPAGKRMGHAGAIIAGGKGTAAEKFAALNAAGVTTVRNLSEIGQAVKDVLEA, from the coding sequence ATGAGCATCCTGATCAACAAGGACACTAAAGTAATTTGCCAAGGCTTTACCGGTGCACAAGGTAGTTTCCACTCTGAGCAAGCCATCGCTTATGGCACTCAAATGGTTGGCGGCGTTACGCCGGGTAAAGGCGGCCAAGTTCACTTAGGTCTGCCAGTATTTAATACGGTTGCTGAAGCAGTCGCAGAAACAGGCGCTGACGCAAGTGTCATCTACGTTCCTGCACCTTTCTGTAAAGATTCAATCCTTGAAGCTGCAAGTGCTGGCATCAAACTGATTGTTTGTATTACTGAAGGCATTCCAACGCTGGATATGCTGCAAGTTAAAATCCGTTGTGATGAATTAGGCGTGGTTCTAATTGGTCCTAACTGCCCGGGTGTAATCACTCCAGGCGAATGTAAAATCGGTATTATGCCGGCGGCCATTCACCTGCCAGGTAAAGTGGGTATCGTATCTCGTTCCGGTACTTTGACTTACGAAGCGGTCAAACAGACCACCGACCTTGGTCTTGGTCAGTCGAGCTGTGTTGGTATCGGTGGTGATCCAATTCCAGGTAGTAACTTCATCGACATTCTGCGCCTGTTCCAAGATGATCCTCAGACTGAAGCGATCATTATGGTGGGTGAGATCGGTGGTACTGCTGAAGAAGAAGCAGCTGAATTCATTAAAGCCAATGTAACCAAACCTGTGGTTTCTTACATTGCCGGTGTTACTGCACCAGCAGGTAAGCGAATGGGTCATGCTGGTGCGATTATCGCCGGCGGTAAAGGTACTGCAGCTGAGAAGTTTGCAGCACTTAACGCAGCTGGTGTTACCACCGTGCGTAACCTGAGCGAAATTGGTCAGGCAGTTAAAGACGTATTGGAAGCTTAA
- the sucC gene encoding ADP-forming succinate--CoA ligase subunit beta produces the protein MNLHEYQAKQLFAEYGLPVSVGHAVDSADAAVEAAKKIGGDKWVVKAQVHAGGRGKAGGVKLVSSEEEIREFVNSQIGTRLVTYQTDENGQPVDKILIETCTDIADELYLGAVVDRASRRVTFMASTEGGVEIEKVAAETPEKILKAEIDPMVGAQPYQARELAYQLGLDPQQVRQFTKVFMGLSQMFTDLDLALIEINPLVITEEGNILCLDGKLSVDGNAMFRQAKLQPMHDPSQEDEREALAAKWELNYVALGGNIGCMVNGAGLAMGTMDTIKLFGGDPANFLDVGGGATRERVSEAFKIILSDDNVKAVLVNIFGGIVRCDLIAEGIIGAVESVGVNVPVVVRLEGNNAQLGRDKLAESDLNIIAAESLSDAAQKVVKAAEDVA, from the coding sequence ATGAACCTGCACGAATACCAAGCAAAACAACTTTTTGCTGAATATGGCCTTCCAGTCTCAGTAGGTCACGCAGTGGATTCCGCCGATGCGGCAGTTGAAGCAGCCAAAAAAATTGGTGGCGATAAGTGGGTCGTCAAAGCTCAGGTACATGCTGGTGGCCGTGGTAAGGCTGGCGGTGTAAAGCTAGTTAGCAGTGAAGAAGAAATTCGCGAATTTGTTAACAGCCAAATCGGCACCCGCTTGGTGACCTATCAGACAGATGAAAATGGCCAGCCGGTCGATAAGATTCTGATCGAAACCTGCACCGATATTGCCGATGAGCTCTATTTAGGTGCGGTGGTTGACCGCGCAAGCCGTCGTGTGACTTTCATGGCATCTACTGAAGGTGGCGTGGAAATCGAGAAGGTTGCGGCGGAAACACCAGAAAAAATCCTTAAAGCTGAAATTGACCCAATGGTTGGCGCTCAGCCATATCAAGCGCGTGAATTGGCTTATCAGTTAGGACTAGATCCGCAGCAAGTGCGTCAGTTCACCAAGGTCTTTATGGGCCTGTCGCAAATGTTCACCGATCTGGATCTGGCGTTGATCGAAATTAACCCGCTGGTGATCACTGAAGAAGGCAATATTCTTTGCCTGGACGGCAAGTTATCGGTTGATGGTAACGCGATGTTCCGTCAAGCCAAGCTTCAGCCAATGCATGATCCTAGCCAGGAAGATGAGCGCGAAGCGCTGGCTGCCAAATGGGAGCTGAACTACGTTGCTTTGGGCGGAAACATCGGTTGTATGGTAAACGGTGCCGGTTTGGCAATGGGTACCATGGATACCATTAAGTTGTTTGGTGGCGATCCAGCTAACTTCTTGGATGTTGGTGGTGGCGCAACCCGTGAACGGGTATCGGAAGCGTTTAAAATCATCTTGTCCGATGACAACGTAAAGGCAGTATTGGTTAATATCTTTGGCGGTATCGTGCGTTGCGATCTAATTGCTGAAGGTATTATTGGTGCGGTAGAAAGTGTTGGCGTTAATGTTCCAGTAGTAGTTCGTCTGGAAGGTAATAATGCACAGTTAGGCCGAGACAAACTCGCCGAAAGCGATTTAAATATTATCGCGGCTGAAAGTCTGTCAGACGCCGCTCAGAAAGTGGTTAAAGCAGCGGAGGACGTGGCATGA
- the lpdA gene encoding dihydrolipoyl dehydrogenase, producing MSDQFDVVVIGAGPAGYVAAIRAAQLGLNTACVDKWINAEGKPSLGGTCLNVGCIPSKALLESSEKFHEAQEGLAAHGIKLSAAPEVDVPAMIARKDDIVSKLTGGIAQLFKSNGVTSIAGQAKLLGGRKVEVTDADGNVQLLQAENVIIATGSIPVDIPVAPANGDTIVDSSGALEFTEIPKRLGVIGAGVIGLELGSVWRRLGSKVVLLEAQETFMPMADQKVAKDFLRQLKGQGMDVRLGARVIKSSQTKKGVKVTYEDSKGEHTSEFDKLIVAVGRRPVTQALLSSEADILLDERSFIHVDDQCRTNQPGIFAIGDVVRGPMLAHKGSEEGVMVAEIIAGRQRHMNYDAIPSVVYTHPEVAWVGKTEEELKAAGEKYRVGQFPFAASGRAMAMNANQGMVRVIADETTDQVLGVHICGPQAGELIAQAVIAMEMQATAEDLALTVFAHPTLSEALHEAALAVHGEAIHMAAPRKKR from the coding sequence ATGTCAGATCAATTTGATGTCGTCGTGATCGGTGCAGGCCCTGCAGGTTATGTTGCTGCAATTCGTGCTGCACAGTTAGGCTTGAACACCGCTTGCGTCGATAAATGGATTAACGCCGAGGGTAAGCCATCCCTCGGTGGCACGTGTTTAAATGTGGGTTGCATCCCTTCTAAAGCATTACTGGAATCTTCCGAGAAGTTCCATGAAGCACAAGAAGGTCTGGCGGCACACGGTATTAAATTATCCGCTGCGCCAGAAGTTGATGTACCCGCAATGATTGCTCGCAAAGACGACATTGTTAGTAAATTAACCGGTGGCATTGCCCAGCTATTTAAAAGTAATGGCGTTACCAGTATTGCTGGGCAGGCAAAATTGTTAGGTGGTCGCAAAGTTGAAGTGACCGATGCCGATGGCAATGTTCAACTGCTGCAGGCTGAAAATGTGATCATTGCAACCGGTTCTATCCCGGTCGATATTCCAGTTGCTCCAGCAAATGGCGATACCATTGTTGATTCTAGTGGCGCATTGGAATTCACCGAAATACCTAAACGTTTGGGTGTGATTGGTGCTGGTGTGATTGGTTTGGAGCTAGGCAGCGTCTGGCGCCGTCTTGGTTCAAAGGTTGTGCTGCTTGAAGCACAAGAAACCTTTATGCCAATGGCCGATCAAAAAGTAGCTAAAGACTTTCTTCGCCAATTAAAAGGTCAGGGTATGGATGTTCGCCTGGGTGCTCGGGTGATTAAATCTAGCCAGACTAAAAAAGGCGTCAAGGTTACCTATGAAGATAGCAAAGGTGAGCATACTTCAGAATTTGACAAGCTGATTGTTGCGGTGGGTCGCCGTCCAGTCACTCAGGCTTTATTAAGTTCTGAAGCAGATATTTTGCTGGATGAGCGTTCATTTATTCATGTTGATGATCAGTGCCGTACCAATCAGCCAGGTATTTTTGCCATAGGTGATGTAGTTCGTGGCCCGATGCTTGCTCATAAAGGTTCTGAAGAAGGTGTGATGGTTGCAGAAATTATTGCAGGCCGTCAGCGTCATATGAATTACGATGCGATTCCTTCAGTGGTCTACACCCATCCGGAAGTTGCTTGGGTAGGTAAAACCGAAGAAGAACTGAAAGCTGCCGGTGAAAAATATCGCGTTGGTCAGTTCCCATTTGCCGCCAGCGGCCGTGCTATGGCAATGAATGCCAATCAAGGTATGGTTCGTGTGATTGCAGATGAAACAACGGATCAGGTATTAGGCGTACATATCTGTGGCCCACAAGCGGGTGAATTAATCGCTCAAGCTGTGATCGCTATGGAAATGCAAGCTACTGCCGAAGATCTGGCGTTAACTGTTTTTGCTCACCCAACACTGTCTGAGGCACTGCATGAAGCAGCTTTGGCAGTTCATGGCGAAGCAATACATATGGCTGCACCGAGAAAAAAACGCTGA
- the odhB gene encoding 2-oxoglutarate dehydrogenase complex dihydrolipoyllysine-residue succinyltransferase, producing the protein MTIEVKVPVLPESVADATILTWNKQEGDVVERDDVLAELETDKVVLEVPATESGVLGKILKQEGETVVANELLAVIEEGAGAVPAATEAVASEVAGDANAASSPAVRRLLSEHDLDAASVKGTGKGGRILKEDVLAAAKTSAAPAQPAPVAAAAPVAKAAPAPVAPVVELNDSDRVEKRVPMTRLRAKIAERLVDAQHTTAMLTTFNEVNMKPIMDLRKKYQERFVKTHDVKLGFMSFFVKAVTEALKKFPAVNASIDGSDIVYHGYFDIGVAVSSPRGLVVPVVRNTDQMGLADTEKKIIDYGQRATKGAIALDEMQGGTFTITNGGTFGSMMSTPILNPPQSGILGMHAIKERAMVVDGQVVVLPMMYLALSYDHRIIDGKEAVQFLVTVKDLLEEPARLLLDL; encoded by the coding sequence ATGACAATAGAAGTCAAAGTCCCGGTACTACCCGAGTCAGTTGCAGATGCAACCATTCTTACCTGGAATAAGCAGGAAGGGGATGTGGTAGAAAGAGATGACGTTCTTGCTGAACTGGAAACTGACAAGGTTGTACTGGAAGTGCCAGCGACTGAGTCTGGTGTGCTTGGAAAAATTCTCAAGCAGGAAGGTGAAACAGTAGTTGCCAATGAATTGTTAGCAGTCATTGAGGAAGGTGCGGGTGCTGTGCCAGCTGCAACTGAGGCGGTCGCTTCGGAAGTAGCAGGCGATGCTAATGCAGCATCTAGTCCAGCGGTTAGAAGATTGTTATCCGAACATGATTTGGATGCAGCTTCGGTTAAAGGTACCGGTAAAGGCGGACGTATCCTTAAGGAAGACGTTCTAGCTGCAGCCAAAACATCTGCTGCACCTGCACAGCCAGCTCCAGTAGCTGCTGCGGCACCTGTTGCAAAAGCGGCGCCAGCACCAGTTGCACCAGTGGTAGAGCTTAACGATTCTGACCGTGTAGAAAAGCGTGTGCCCATGACACGTCTACGGGCCAAAATCGCAGAGCGTCTAGTCGATGCTCAGCACACCACTGCAATGTTGACCACCTTCAATGAAGTCAACATGAAACCAATCATGGATCTGCGCAAAAAGTACCAAGAGCGCTTTGTTAAAACCCATGATGTAAAACTGGGTTTCATGTCGTTCTTTGTCAAAGCAGTTACCGAAGCGCTGAAGAAATTCCCTGCAGTGAATGCATCAATTGATGGCAGCGATATTGTTTATCACGGCTATTTTGATATCGGTGTTGCAGTTTCTTCGCCTCGTGGTTTGGTGGTTCCGGTTGTTCGTAATACCGATCAAATGGGACTGGCAGATACTGAAAAGAAAATCATCGACTATGGCCAGCGTGCAACTAAGGGCGCAATTGCTCTGGATGAAATGCAGGGCGGTACCTTCACCATTACTAATGGCGGTACTTTTGGCTCGATGATGTCAACGCCTATCCTCAATCCGCCACAAAGCGGTATTCTGGGTATGCACGCAATTAAAGAGCGTGCGATGGTGGTTGATGGTCAAGTGGTTGTTCTGCCAATGATGTATCTGGCATTAAGCTACGATCACCGGATTATTGACGGTAAAGAAGCCGTTCAATTCCTAGTAACTGTTAAAGATTTGCTGGAAGAACCAGCACGTTTGTTACTGGATCTATAG
- a CDS encoding 2-oxoglutarate dehydrogenase E1 component, which yields MQEKSMSELFGTSHLDGANAAYLEQAYEDYLRDPNSTPEKLRTYFETLPRLESNPGQDIPHSEVRDYFRTLVRKTGGSKVQLSAAELELEAKQVKVLQMINAFRFRGHQNAMTNPLGLPISDPLNELTLEFHQLNSADLDTVFKTGSFVGSDEMPLRDIYQALQQTYCGSVGVEYMHITDTAEKRWIQQRVESLRGNPGFSDEVRMRLLRQLTAAEGLEKYLHNKYVGQKRFSLEGGETLIPILHEIIHRSGGYGVKDLVIGMAHRGRLNVLVNILGKSPGELFEEFEGKRREGLASGDVKYHQGFSSDVQTEGGPVHLALAFNPSHLEIVSPVVMGSVKARQERRNDETHDQVLPITIHGDSAFTGQGVVMETFNMSQARCYKVGGTIRLVINNQVGFTTSNPTDTRSTLYCTDVAKMIEAPIFHVNADDPEACLFVTQLALDYRMQFKKDVVIDLVCYRRHGHNEADEPAATQPAMYKIIRNLPSTRAIYAERIVNQGVLDSDGIKAATERYRNLLVARDRVVSELLEGEQSKLATDWSKFIGHHWEAPHDTTVPADHLRSLAKSLEQRPDGVELQGRVAKIYQDRQKMAAGAQPVDWGFAETLAYATLLDEGHPVRISGQDCGRGTFFHRHAVLHNQKNEGESYTPLANIKPDQPSFTVIDSVLSEEAVLAFEYGFATAEPNAMVIWEAQFGDFANGAQVVVDQFISSGEQKWGRFCGLTMFLPHGYEGQGPEHSSARLERYLQLCAEHNMQVCVPSTPAQVFHMIRRQMRRIYRKPLIVMTPKSLLRHPLATSTMGDLSSGTFETVIGDVDSLTAKDVSRVVLCSGKVYYDLLKVRREQQLDNVAIVRVEQLYPFPEDKLKAILKPYKHVGEIVWCQEEPMNQGAWYSSQHHFNACLTKNQVLVYAGREASASPAVGYYSLHVEQQNGLVNDALGIK from the coding sequence ATGCAAGAAAAGTCTATGTCCGAGCTGTTTGGTACATCCCATTTGGATGGAGCCAATGCAGCCTATCTCGAGCAGGCATATGAAGATTACCTGCGAGATCCGAATTCTACCCCTGAAAAATTGCGCACTTATTTCGAAACCTTACCAAGGTTAGAGTCCAATCCAGGGCAGGATATTCCACATTCTGAAGTTCGTGATTATTTTCGAACCTTGGTTCGAAAAACTGGTGGCAGCAAGGTTCAACTATCCGCTGCTGAGTTGGAATTGGAAGCTAAGCAGGTAAAAGTCCTGCAGATGATTAATGCTTTCCGTTTCCGCGGTCACCAAAATGCTATGACTAACCCGTTAGGGTTGCCGATTAGCGATCCGCTGAACGAACTTACACTAGAATTTCATCAATTAAATAGTGCCGATCTGGATACTGTTTTCAAAACCGGCTCTTTTGTTGGTTCCGATGAAATGCCACTGCGCGATATTTATCAGGCGTTGCAACAAACTTATTGTGGATCTGTTGGTGTGGAATACATGCACATTACAGATACCGCAGAAAAGCGTTGGATCCAGCAGCGAGTTGAAAGTCTTCGCGGTAATCCCGGATTTTCTGATGAAGTCCGAATGCGATTATTGCGTCAGCTAACTGCCGCTGAAGGTCTGGAAAAATATCTCCATAATAAATATGTAGGTCAGAAACGTTTCTCACTGGAAGGTGGTGAAACATTAATTCCGATCTTGCATGAAATTATTCACCGTTCTGGTGGCTATGGCGTAAAAGACCTAGTTATTGGTATGGCGCACCGGGGGCGTTTGAATGTTCTGGTGAACATTCTGGGTAAATCTCCTGGTGAATTATTTGAAGAATTTGAAGGAAAACGCCGTGAAGGTTTAGCGTCTGGTGACGTTAAATATCACCAAGGTTTTTCTTCTGATGTGCAAACCGAAGGTGGCCCAGTCCACTTGGCATTAGCATTTAATCCATCGCACTTGGAAATTGTTTCTCCAGTGGTTATGGGTTCTGTTAAAGCACGTCAAGAGCGTCGTAATGATGAAACCCACGATCAGGTGCTGCCTATTACCATTCATGGTGACTCGGCATTTACCGGACAGGGTGTTGTTATGGAGACATTTAATATGTCTCAGGCGCGTTGTTATAAAGTCGGTGGCACAATTCGTCTGGTGATTAACAATCAGGTCGGTTTCACGACTTCCAATCCAACTGACACTCGCTCAACTCTGTACTGTACTGATGTTGCGAAAATGATCGAAGCACCGATCTTCCACGTTAATGCAGATGATCCTGAAGCTTGCTTGTTCGTGACCCAGTTAGCGCTGGATTACAGGATGCAGTTTAAAAAGGATGTGGTCATCGATTTGGTTTGTTATCGCCGTCATGGCCATAACGAAGCAGACGAACCAGCAGCAACCCAGCCTGCGATGTACAAAATCATTCGTAATTTGCCAAGCACGCGTGCGATTTATGCCGAGCGTATTGTCAATCAAGGTGTATTGGATTCCGACGGAATTAAAGCAGCGACCGAGCGTTATCGTAATCTGCTAGTGGCTAGAGATCGCGTGGTTTCAGAGCTGCTTGAAGGTGAGCAGAGCAAGTTGGCAACCGATTGGTCAAAATTCATCGGACACCACTGGGAAGCGCCGCACGATACAACAGTTCCTGCCGATCACTTGCGTAGTCTGGCTAAGTCTTTAGAGCAGCGTCCTGATGGCGTTGAACTGCAAGGACGTGTTGCCAAAATCTACCAAGATCGCCAAAAAATGGCGGCGGGCGCTCAGCCGGTAGATTGGGGTTTTGCTGAAACACTGGCATACGCCACTTTGTTAGATGAGGGTCATCCGGTACGGATTTCTGGTCAAGATTGTGGTCGAGGTACTTTCTTCCATCGTCATGCTGTTTTGCATAACCAGAAAAACGAAGGTGAATCTTACACGCCTCTCGCTAATATCAAGCCAGATCAACCCAGCTTTACCGTGATTGACTCGGTGTTGTCAGAAGAAGCGGTTTTGGCATTTGAATATGGTTTTGCGACAGCAGAGCCGAATGCGATGGTGATCTGGGAAGCCCAGTTTGGTGATTTCGCCAACGGCGCCCAGGTAGTAGTCGATCAATTTATCAGCTCAGGCGAACAGAAATGGGGCCGTTTTTGCGGCTTGACCATGTTCTTGCCACATGGCTATGAAGGCCAGGGCCCGGAGCACTCATCTGCGCGACTGGAACGTTATCTGCAATTATGTGCTGAGCACAATATGCAGGTTTGCGTACCGAGTACTCCAGCGCAGGTGTTCCATATGATTCGTCGTCAAATGCGCCGAATCTATCGAAAGCCTCTGATTGTGATGACACCAAAAAGCTTGCTGCGTCATCCATTGGCAACATCCACTATGGGTGATTTGTCATCAGGCACTTTCGAAACCGTCATTGGCGATGTGGATAGCCTGACGGCAAAAGATGTTTCACGAGTGGTTTTGTGTAGTGGCAAGGTTTACTACGACCTACTCAAAGTACGTCGTGAACAACAGTTAGATAATGTGGCAATTGTCCGTGTTGAACAGCTATATCCATTCCCAGAAGACAAGCTAAAGGCAATTTTGAAGCCTTATAAGCATGTTGGGGAAATTGTCTGGTGCCAGGAAGAACCCATGAACCAAGGTGCATGGTATTCCAGTCAGCACCATTTCAATGCTTGCCTGACTAAAAACCAGGTGCTGGTTTACGCCGGACGTGAAGCTTCAGCTTCACCTGCTGTCGGTTATTACTCTTTGCACGTTGAACAGCAAAACGGGCTGGTTAACGATGCGCTGGGCATTAAATGA
- a CDS encoding succinate dehydrogenase iron-sulfur subunit, whose amino-acid sequence MKFKIYRYNPETDKAPYLQDYDLEVPEGKDLMVLDALILLKSQDSSLAFRRSCREGVCGSDGISMNGKNGLACVTPLSELGKGTITIRPLPGLPVIRDLVVDMELFYKQYRKIEPYLQNDTPAPDRERLQSPEEREKLDGLYECILCACCSSSCPSFWWNPDKFVGPAGLLQAYRFLADSRDTATDKRLGNLQDPFSVFRCHGIMNCVNVCPKGLNPTRAIGKIRSMMLNKAV is encoded by the coding sequence ATGAAATTCAAGATATATCGCTATAACCCTGAAACCGACAAGGCACCATACCTTCAGGATTATGATCTGGAAGTTCCAGAGGGTAAGGATTTAATGGTGCTGGATGCTCTGATTTTGTTAAAAAGTCAGGACTCATCTCTGGCATTCCGCCGCTCATGCCGTGAAGGTGTTTGTGGTTCGGATGGCATTAGCATGAACGGTAAAAATGGTCTGGCTTGCGTGACGCCTCTCTCAGAATTGGGTAAAGGCACCATCACCATTCGCCCATTGCCGGGTTTGCCAGTCATTCGTGATCTGGTGGTCGATATGGAGCTGTTTTATAAACAGTACCGTAAAATCGAACCATATTTGCAGAATGACACCCCTGCACCAGATCGTGAACGACTGCAGTCACCAGAAGAACGTGAAAAACTAGATGGTTTGTACGAGTGTATTCTTTGTGCTTGCTGCTCTAGTTCTTGCCCATCTTTTTGGTGGAATCCAGATAAGTTTGTTGGCCCTGCAGGTTTGCTGCAGGCGTATCGTTTCTTGGCAGATAGCCGCGATACGGCAACTGATAAACGACTGGGTAACTTGCAAGATCCGTTTAGTGTATTTCGCTGCCACGGCATTATGAATTGCGTCAACGTTTGTCCAAAGGGTTTAAATCCGACCCGGGCAATCGGTAAAATTCGATCCATGATGCTCAATAAGGCAGTGTGA